In Nicotiana tabacum cultivar K326 chromosome 21, ASM71507v2, whole genome shotgun sequence, one DNA window encodes the following:
- the LOC107783274 gene encoding auxin-responsive protein SAUR76-like, whose amino-acid sequence MTKGGKLTKIKSVLKKMQSFKLSRVNSNNTTMEMVTTNHSSYDIDSYNSYDNKELHPVYVGKSRRQYLVGSDVVDHPLFRELVERTGDSDDYITVGCEVVLFEHLLWMLQNVDPQPESLNELVEFYSC is encoded by the coding sequence atgACCAAAGGAGGCAAGCTTACAAAAATCAAGTCAGTCTTGAAAAAAATGCAATCTTTCAAACTTAGCCGTGTCAACAGCAACAACACCACCATGGAAATGGTAACCACAAATCATTCATCCTATGACATTGATTCATATAATTCTTATGACAACAAAGAACTACACCCTGTCTACGTTGGTAAATCGCGTCGCCAATACCTCGTTGGCTCCGATGTTGTTGATCATCCTCTCTTTAGGGAACTTGTTGAAAGGACAGGTGATTCAGATGATTATATTACTGTTGGTTGTGAAGTTGTTCTCTTTGAACATTTGCTATGGATGCTTCAAAATGTTGATCCTCAACCTGAGTCGTTGAACGAGCTGGTCGAGTTTTATTCTTGCTGA